From Cucumis melo cultivar AY chromosome 1, USDA_Cmelo_AY_1.0, whole genome shotgun sequence, a single genomic window includes:
- the LOC103492614 gene encoding light-inducible protein CPRF2 isoform X1, producing MHTFFSSEDLSDNSFWPPQPAPSSSPPSHSPFRSPDPSLKMNRSASEWAFERFLEEVSALPVNSCPSTTSDRVAVSPVDVASPASQSSTSKRDEGDDEIVEIKKADCDHDRSHPIPPSDPSKMVRSSSERYRVFLKTQLDMACAAVALSRAASLEPKGPVQPADHRGQTSNAFQFGMQAPGQGSDRGTSTKESEVSGSPLGIPSLPAMPKKPGVQPAQTTSGSSRDESDDDDLEGDIENIENMDPADARRARRMLSNRESARRSRRRKQAHLNELETQVGQLRVEHSTLLKRLSDVNQKYDDAAVDNRILKADIETLRAKVKMAEETVKRVTGVNPLLVAMSQTQMPFVNSNQMPMQTNTQFFHQNMSAFANSPPNHQNLEVPVPPNPPTIQHVGRSHNDVATEMTDLPSVHIDHVQKQPMHAPMSGWDAEPSHATPNHKKN from the exons ATGCATACTTTCTTCTCATCGGAAGACCTCTCCGATAACTCCTTCTGGCCGCCACAGCCGGCGCCGTCATCTTCGCCGCCGTCTCATTCTCCTTTTCGGTCGCCGGATCCTTCTTTGAAGATGAACCGAAGCGCCTCTGAGTGGGCCTTCGAGAGGTTTCTCGAGGAAGTTTCGGCGTTGCCTGTGAATAGTTGCCCTTCGACTACTTCCGATCGCGTGGCTGTTTCTCCTGTTGATGTGGCATCTCCTGCTTCTCAGTCTTCAACGTCCAAGCGTGATGAAGGCGATGATGAGATTGTGGAGATCAAGAAGGCGGATTGTGATCATGATCGTTCTCATCCAATTCCGCCTTCCGATCCGTCGAAAATGGTTCGGAGTAGTTCTGAACGATATCGTGTGTTTTTGAAGACTCAGCTTGATATGGCTTGCGCTGCTGTGGCTCTGTCGCGG GCTGCTTCTTTGGAGCCCAAAGGTCCAGTTCAGCCAGCCGATCACCGGGGGCAAACATCGAATGCATTCCAATTTGGCATGCAAGCTCCGGGCCAAG GTTCTGATCGTGGCACTTCAACAAAAGAAAGTGAGGTTTCTGGTAGTCCCCTTGGAATTCCATCCTTACCTGCAATGCCTAAGAAACCAGGGGTACAACCTGCTCAAACAACAAGTGGATCATCCAGAGATGAGTCTGACGATGATGATCTTGAAGGAGACATTGAAAACATTGAGAATATGGATCCTGCTGATGCAAGACGCGCTAGGAG GATGTTGTCAAATAGAGAATCAGCAAGACGCTCCAGACGACGAAAACAAGCACACTTGAATGAACTTGAGACACAG GTTGGTCAACTTAGGGTTGAACACTCTACTTTGTTAAAGCGTCTCTCAGATGTAAATCAAAAGTACGACGATGCTGCTGTTGACAACAGAATTTTGAAAGCTGATATCGAGACTCTAAGAGCTAAG GTGAAAATGGCTGAAGAAACAGTGAAAAGAGTAACAGGAGTGAATCCACTGCTTGTTGCAATGTCGCAGACCCAAATGCCATTTGTCAATAGTAACCAAATGCCTATGCAAACCAACACTCAATTCTTCCATCAAAACATGTCTGCATTTGCAAACAGTCCCCCAAATCACCAGAATTTGGAAGTTCCTGTGCCACCTAATCCTCCTACCATTCAACATGTTGGAAGATCACACAATGACGTGGCAACCGAAATGACTGATTTGCCCTCTGTCCATATAGATCACGTGCAGAAACAACCCATGCATGCCCCAATGTCAGGTTGGGATGCAGAACCTTCACATGCAACCCCGAACCACAAGAAGAATTGA
- the LOC127148520 gene encoding uncharacterized protein LOC127148520 — protein sequence MNSSVVQLLASKKLNSDNYTAWKSNINTLLVVDDLRFVLTEECSQTPASNANHTSWEAYDRWVKINEKARVYILASMLDVLAKKHESLATTKEIMDALRAMFGQQEWSLRHETTKYIYTKRMKKGTSVREHVLDMMIPFNIAEVNGGAINEANQIQEPLTIFTSHFKKIVLEKGFQKARSLSRLEQERWSQLKQWEI from the exons ATGAATAGTTCAGTAGTTCAACTGTTAGCTTCCAAAAAACTTAACAGCGATAATTATACAGCTTGGAAATCAAATATTAATACATTACTAGTAGTTGACGATTTGAGATTTGTCTTAACAGAGGAATGTTCTCAAACCCCTGCCTCTAATGCTAACCATACTAGTTGggaagcatatgatcgatgggtaAAGATTAATGAAAAAGCCCGTGTCTACATTCTTGCCAGCATGTTAGATGTTctggcaaagaaacatgaatccttagccacgactAAAGAAATTATGGATGCATTAAGGGCAATGTTTGGGCAACAAGAATGGTCCCTAAGGCACGAGACAaccaaatacatttacactaaacGAATGAAGAaggggacctctgttagagaacatgtcttGGACATGATGATACCCTTCAACATCGCTGAAGTAAATGGTGGTGCCATCAATGAGGCTAATCAG attcaggaGCCACTGACCATATTTACTTCTCATTTCAAGAAAATAGTTCTTGAAAAAGGCTTTCAGAaggcgagatcactctcaaggTTGGAACAGGAGAGATGGTCTCAGTTGAAGCAGTGGGAGATTTAA
- the LOC103492614 gene encoding light-inducible protein CPRF2 isoform X2, with product MHTFFSSEDLSDNSFWPPQPAPSSSPPSHSPFRSPDPSLKMNRSASEWAFERFLEEVSALPVNSCPSTTSDRVAVSPVDVASPASQSSTSKRDEGDDEIVEIKKADCDHDRSHPIPPSDPSKMVRSSSERYRVFLKTQLDMACAAVALSRAASLEPKGPVQPADHRGQTSNAFQFGMQAPGQGSDRGTSTKESEVSGSPLGIPSLPAMPKKPGVQPAQTTSGSSRDESDDDDLEGDIENIENMDPADARRARRMLSNRESARRSRRRKQAHLNELETQVGQLRVEHSTLLKRLSDVNQKYDDAAVDNRILKADIETLRAKSSGKPFSIVLQLRNGSKEKSYAPFFYKATYVISNGENG from the exons ATGCATACTTTCTTCTCATCGGAAGACCTCTCCGATAACTCCTTCTGGCCGCCACAGCCGGCGCCGTCATCTTCGCCGCCGTCTCATTCTCCTTTTCGGTCGCCGGATCCTTCTTTGAAGATGAACCGAAGCGCCTCTGAGTGGGCCTTCGAGAGGTTTCTCGAGGAAGTTTCGGCGTTGCCTGTGAATAGTTGCCCTTCGACTACTTCCGATCGCGTGGCTGTTTCTCCTGTTGATGTGGCATCTCCTGCTTCTCAGTCTTCAACGTCCAAGCGTGATGAAGGCGATGATGAGATTGTGGAGATCAAGAAGGCGGATTGTGATCATGATCGTTCTCATCCAATTCCGCCTTCCGATCCGTCGAAAATGGTTCGGAGTAGTTCTGAACGATATCGTGTGTTTTTGAAGACTCAGCTTGATATGGCTTGCGCTGCTGTGGCTCTGTCGCGG GCTGCTTCTTTGGAGCCCAAAGGTCCAGTTCAGCCAGCCGATCACCGGGGGCAAACATCGAATGCATTCCAATTTGGCATGCAAGCTCCGGGCCAAG GTTCTGATCGTGGCACTTCAACAAAAGAAAGTGAGGTTTCTGGTAGTCCCCTTGGAATTCCATCCTTACCTGCAATGCCTAAGAAACCAGGGGTACAACCTGCTCAAACAACAAGTGGATCATCCAGAGATGAGTCTGACGATGATGATCTTGAAGGAGACATTGAAAACATTGAGAATATGGATCCTGCTGATGCAAGACGCGCTAGGAG GATGTTGTCAAATAGAGAATCAGCAAGACGCTCCAGACGACGAAAACAAGCACACTTGAATGAACTTGAGACACAG GTTGGTCAACTTAGGGTTGAACACTCTACTTTGTTAAAGCGTCTCTCAGATGTAAATCAAAAGTACGACGATGCTGCTGTTGACAACAGAATTTTGAAAGCTGATATCGAGACTCTAAGAGCTAAG TCATCAGGGAAGCCTTTCTCGATTGTTCTTCAGTTGAGGAATGGCAGTAAGGAGAAATCTTATGCTCCCTTCTTTTATAAGGCTACATATGTAATCTCAAATg GTGAAAATGGCTGA